One region of Priestia megaterium genomic DNA includes:
- a CDS encoding glutamate-5-semialdehyde dehydrogenase, producing the protein MLQTNETYSVEEQAISAKKAAKQLSLLTTKQKNDALLTIASTLESNTEYILKANEVDLKNGKEKGFDEALMDRLALSAERVKEFANGLREVAELDDPTGDILSSWTLDNGLDVKQVRVPLGVIGMIYEARPNVTVDATGLALKSGNAIVLKGGSSAISSNQAIVDIIHKALDETPIPKEAVQFISSTDRAATQELFTMKEHIDVLIPRGGASLIQAVVNNATVPVLETGVGNCHIYIDEKADVKKAIPILINAKTDRPAVCNAAETVLVHKNWLDSHKDELIQAFNDHSIEVYGDKATVGEIPGAKPAAEKDWAEEYLRLAIAMKVVESVDEAIDHIETYGTKHSEAIISEDEQAVSRFMSLVDAAALYHNASTRFTDGGALGFGAEIGISTQKLHARGPMGLPALTTIKYIMSGNGQTR; encoded by the coding sequence GTGTTACAAACAAATGAAACGTATTCAGTAGAAGAACAAGCTATTTCAGCAAAAAAAGCAGCTAAGCAATTAAGTTTACTAACAACAAAGCAAAAGAACGATGCGCTGTTAACGATTGCTTCTACACTTGAAAGCAACACGGAGTATATTTTAAAAGCAAATGAAGTAGACTTAAAAAACGGGAAAGAAAAAGGTTTTGACGAAGCGCTTATGGACCGCCTTGCTCTTTCAGCGGAACGTGTAAAAGAATTTGCAAACGGCCTTCGTGAAGTTGCTGAGCTAGATGATCCAACAGGCGATATTTTATCAAGCTGGACATTGGATAACGGTCTAGATGTAAAGCAAGTACGGGTGCCTCTTGGCGTGATCGGAATGATTTATGAAGCACGTCCAAACGTAACCGTAGATGCAACAGGGCTAGCGTTGAAATCTGGAAATGCTATTGTGTTAAAAGGCGGATCTTCAGCTATTTCATCTAACCAAGCTATCGTGGACATTATTCATAAAGCTCTTGATGAAACGCCAATTCCTAAAGAAGCGGTACAGTTTATTTCAAGTACAGATCGTGCGGCTACGCAAGAATTATTTACAATGAAAGAGCATATTGACGTGCTGATTCCGCGCGGAGGGGCTTCATTGATTCAAGCGGTCGTCAATAACGCAACCGTTCCCGTGTTAGAAACGGGAGTCGGAAACTGCCATATTTACATCGATGAAAAAGCTGACGTTAAGAAGGCCATTCCGATTTTAATTAATGCAAAAACAGATCGACCAGCGGTGTGTAACGCAGCAGAAACGGTTCTTGTACACAAAAACTGGCTCGATTCTCATAAAGATGAATTGATTCAAGCATTCAACGATCATAGTATTGAAGTATATGGTGACAAAGCGACAGTAGGTGAAATTCCTGGAGCAAAACCAGCGGCTGAAAAAGACTGGGCTGAAGAGTATTTACGCTTAGCAATTGCGATGAAAGTAGTAGAGAGTGTGGATGAAGCGATTGACCATATCGAAACATATGGAACAAAACACTCCGAAGCCATCATTTCAGAAGATGAACAAGCCGTTTCACGCTTTATGTCATTAGTTGATGCAGCCGCACTGTATCATAATGCATCTACGCGCTTTACTGACGGAGGAGCTTTAGGATTTGGAGCTGAAATTGGGATTTCAACTCAAAAGCTTCATGCACGTGGTCCAATGGGACTTCCTGCACTTACGACAATTAAATATATTATGAGTGGAAACGGACAAACTCGATAA
- a CDS encoding cold-shock protein: MYNRKNLEPAVIEETKVWECTSDTCNCWVRDNFKSGDQPTCPICKSEMKQAVKELQVIHNPRVID; encoded by the coding sequence ATGTATAATCGTAAAAATTTAGAGCCGGCTGTTATTGAAGAAACAAAAGTTTGGGAATGTACATCAGATACGTGTAATTGTTGGGTTCGAGATAACTTTAAAAGCGGAGATCAGCCAACTTGTCCAATTTGCAAAAGCGAAATGAAGCAAGCTGTAAAAGAGCTGCAGGTTATTCACAATCCTAGAGTCATTGATTAA
- a CDS encoding VOC family protein, with translation MFLGIDHVQLLGPEGCEQEARNFYENLLGMKTVLKPENLRHRGGIWFQCGTQEVHISIQDDYIPAKKAHPAFVVEDIKTLRRKLAHSGCVLSEEEPIAGRERFFVHDPFGNRLEFLQYDK, from the coding sequence ATGTTTCTGGGAATTGATCATGTTCAGCTTCTTGGTCCAGAAGGATGCGAGCAAGAAGCAAGAAATTTTTATGAAAATCTTTTAGGAATGAAAACTGTTCTTAAGCCGGAAAATTTAAGGCACAGAGGCGGCATATGGTTTCAATGTGGGACTCAAGAAGTGCATATCAGTATTCAAGATGACTACATACCTGCTAAAAAAGCGCATCCAGCTTTTGTCGTGGAAGATATCAAGACGCTTAGACGTAAATTGGCACATTCGGGCTGCGTTCTTTCTGAAGAAGAGCCTATTGCAGGGAGAGAGCGTTTTTTTGTCCATGACCCGTTTGGAAATCGATTAGAATTTTTACAATATGACAAATAA
- a CDS encoding RraA family protein codes for MLNEQLPLSTANLSDAMEGANHLDFSIKPLQRHYKLFGPALTIDTPAGNNYSVLEAIRLAEPGSVLVIDGKSYCNRALAGDFVVAMAKLVGISGIVLDGVIRDQEDIEKLDFPVFCKGSTIAASSKKEKGKVNEIISCGGVKIRPGDFIAGDDGGVIVIPKEQAEEVLAKAREKWQKDKDRENEVLISKETVYTYLDKALK; via the coding sequence ATGTTGAATGAACAGCTCCCATTATCAACAGCAAATTTATCAGATGCAATGGAAGGTGCCAACCACTTAGACTTTTCTATTAAGCCCTTGCAGCGTCATTACAAACTATTCGGGCCGGCTCTTACCATAGATACGCCCGCTGGCAATAATTACTCAGTGCTTGAAGCGATTCGACTAGCGGAGCCCGGAAGTGTGCTCGTTATTGATGGTAAAAGCTACTGTAACCGTGCCTTAGCAGGAGATTTCGTAGTAGCCATGGCGAAGCTTGTTGGAATAAGCGGTATTGTACTAGATGGGGTTATACGAGATCAAGAAGACATCGAAAAGCTCGATTTCCCCGTATTTTGTAAGGGCTCTACAATCGCAGCAAGCAGCAAAAAAGAAAAAGGAAAGGTAAACGAGATCATTTCCTGCGGGGGCGTAAAAATCCGTCCTGGGGACTTTATTGCAGGTGATGACGGTGGAGTGATTGTCATTCCCAAGGAGCAAGCCGAAGAAGTATTAGCAAAAGCGCGAGAAAAATGGCAAAAAGATAAAGACCGAGAGAACGAAGTATTAATTAGCAAAGAAACGGTATATACCTATTTAGATAAAGCCCTAAAATAA
- a CDS encoding YxcD family protein: METIKISEQDIINAMCLYIAEKKQVQPQEVEIELMYDDDYGFSAESYVHDRKQVHITLNIIEALRYWLDTEMNVDPYAAGLELELDDEEGIIAFAKLSR, from the coding sequence TTGGAGACAATAAAAATTTCTGAACAAGATATTATCAATGCGATGTGTTTGTATATCGCAGAAAAAAAACAAGTTCAGCCTCAAGAAGTAGAGATTGAGCTAATGTATGATGATGACTACGGTTTTTCAGCAGAGTCATACGTGCATGATCGTAAACAGGTTCATATTACTTTGAACATTATCGAAGCGCTGCGCTATTGGCTGGATACGGAAATGAACGTAGACCCATACGCAGCAGGACTAGAACTGGAATTAGACGATGAAGAAGGCATTATCGCTTTTGCTAAATTAAGTCGATAA
- a CDS encoding MMPL family transporter: MNKIANALYAGRKILLLLWVILIVGFGFYAAKLPSVLGGNGFEMKGMYKDTEQLLVNKFDVSEAQIIVLFEKKDGVSDSKFQQTIAQYMQKAKDKSDASKVDMPTASNKMIKGSTAYGIIHFNHDDGTMDKRVEKIRTLSSEEKEMSVKLTGGPIIEKDMNTASQADLAKAEAIGIPVALVVLLLAFGGVVAAAIPLMIGIVTVVTTMGVVYFFHPYTELSIFILNVIPMIGLALSIDFALLFINRFKEEIQTKSVEQAIKITIQTAGRSVIFSGLCVFIGLAGMLFIQVDIFQNVALGGMAVVFIAVFSALTLLPSILAILGTRINRLRILKISEQGGQSRWRSFATFVMKKPVAMTIVSLIILLVALIPVRDMHLEIPSSEALPTKYESRQAFDTYNDTFINKNTADVYFVLEAKQDMLKEKPLTNAFTFIKQLKEDSLVKQVDSISTALNVKSSDQLQAMLNNPQISAQTKPAVDSFINEHYMLIKATLDTDQNSDQAKDFVRKWKEKRSPFTIHIGGYPKFEQEIFDEIYEKAPYGLALVLFSTYVILMIAFRSVLIPLKAIIMNILSLTATFGLLVWLFQNGHLGLTQSNIALVLPVFVFGLVFGLSMDYEVFLISRIHEVYHQTKDNNVATVEGLASTSKIITSAALIMIVITGAFAFTDVTPVKQMGVGIALAIFIDATIVRMLLVPSLMKLLGDANWWFFTKKSDKSSSNEQVKS; this comes from the coding sequence ATGAATAAAATAGCGAACGCATTATATGCGGGCAGAAAAATTTTATTACTACTGTGGGTCATCCTAATTGTCGGATTTGGCTTTTATGCGGCTAAGCTTCCTTCTGTGCTTGGAGGAAACGGATTTGAAATGAAAGGAATGTATAAAGATACCGAGCAGCTTTTAGTTAATAAATTTGATGTTAGCGAAGCTCAGATCATCGTTTTGTTTGAAAAAAAAGACGGAGTTTCTGACTCGAAATTCCAGCAAACGATCGCTCAGTATATGCAAAAAGCAAAGGACAAATCAGACGCGTCGAAAGTTGACATGCCAACGGCTTCTAACAAGATGATAAAAGGAAGCACAGCGTATGGAATTATCCACTTTAATCACGATGATGGAACGATGGATAAACGAGTGGAAAAGATCAGAACTCTTTCATCTGAAGAAAAAGAAATGAGTGTAAAATTAACCGGTGGTCCTATTATTGAAAAAGATATGAATACAGCAAGCCAAGCAGATTTAGCAAAAGCAGAAGCAATCGGTATTCCTGTTGCTTTGGTTGTGCTTCTTCTAGCTTTTGGCGGCGTGGTAGCCGCTGCAATTCCTCTTATGATAGGAATTGTAACCGTCGTTACCACCATGGGCGTTGTCTATTTCTTTCATCCGTACACAGAGCTGTCCATCTTCATTTTAAACGTGATTCCAATGATTGGATTAGCTCTTAGTATTGACTTTGCCCTTTTATTTATTAATCGCTTTAAAGAAGAAATTCAAACAAAATCGGTAGAACAAGCAATCAAAATCACCATTCAAACAGCGGGACGCTCAGTCATCTTCTCCGGATTATGCGTATTTATTGGATTAGCGGGAATGCTGTTTATTCAAGTTGATATTTTTCAAAACGTCGCTCTTGGAGGAATGGCTGTTGTTTTTATTGCTGTGTTTTCAGCTCTTACGCTGCTTCCTTCCATACTGGCTATACTAGGTACACGCATCAATCGTTTACGCATCTTAAAAATCAGTGAACAAGGCGGTCAATCTAGGTGGCGTTCATTCGCTACATTTGTCATGAAAAAGCCTGTAGCTATGACGATTGTTTCTCTTATTATTCTGTTAGTAGCACTTATTCCCGTTCGAGACATGCATCTAGAAATACCGTCTTCAGAAGCACTGCCAACAAAATACGAGTCTCGTCAAGCTTTTGACACGTATAACGATACGTTTATAAATAAAAACACGGCAGACGTTTATTTTGTGTTAGAAGCTAAGCAAGATATGCTGAAGGAAAAGCCTTTAACAAATGCCTTTACTTTTATAAAACAATTAAAAGAAGATTCGTTAGTTAAGCAAGTTGATTCTATTTCTACCGCTTTAAACGTAAAATCCAGTGATCAGCTTCAAGCTATGCTGAACAACCCGCAGATAAGCGCGCAGACAAAGCCAGCTGTAGATTCGTTTATTAACGAACATTATATGCTCATAAAAGCTACGCTAGATACAGACCAAAATTCAGATCAAGCAAAAGATTTTGTTCGAAAATGGAAAGAGAAACGTTCACCTTTCACCATTCATATTGGCGGCTATCCAAAATTCGAACAAGAAATATTTGATGAAATTTATGAAAAGGCGCCTTATGGCCTGGCTCTTGTTTTATTTTCAACGTATGTCATTTTAATGATTGCTTTTCGTTCCGTCCTGATTCCTTTAAAAGCTATCATTATGAATATTTTAAGCTTAACAGCTACGTTTGGTTTACTTGTATGGCTGTTTCAAAATGGACATTTAGGTCTTACCCAATCCAATATCGCTTTAGTGCTGCCGGTCTTTGTTTTCGGCCTTGTATTTGGGCTTAGCATGGACTACGAAGTCTTTTTGATTTCACGCATTCACGAAGTGTATCATCAAACGAAGGATAACAATGTAGCAACGGTAGAAGGCCTAGCTTCCACTAGTAAAATCATTACGAGCGCTGCTTTAATCATGATTGTCATTACAGGAGCCTTTGCTTTTACAGACGTAACGCCTGTTAAACAAATGGGTGTAGGAATTGCCTTAGCTATATTTATCGATGCAACGATTGTCAGAATGCTTCTTGTCCCTTCTCTTATGAAATTGCTTGGAGATGCCAACTGGTGGTTTTTCACTAAAAAAAGCGATAAGTCCAGTTCCAACGAACAGGTAAAATCATAA